The sequence below is a genomic window from Glycine max cultivar Williams 82 chromosome 20, Glycine_max_v4.0, whole genome shotgun sequence.
taaaaaaaataaaagacaatatgaaatcttataaaaaggacACTTATATGTTCATTCCCTTTTCTTCCCACTTTCAAATCAAAATATGTACcccattttatatatttatattagcaGCTCTCCCTTTATAATTGttgaatgaagaaggaaaggttaaaatttagaattagtgttttaattaaatgaatttattaagataaaagattaaatatgaGTCTCCTCATATTCAtccaatagttttttttttacctaaataTCTTCCGATCTATAGCTAAAGCCTATTTTCTTTAGACATGGAGCAGATattgtttctttaaataaagtatttttcatATGGTATGTTCAAGAATCCGGTTATTTACCAACCCGTTGGACTTTGTTGGAATTCATCCAACAATTCTGAGTTGCTGAACGAGTGAATGGTTAATCGtaacagcaaaaaaaaaagttcagatCTAGtgaaacacaacaaaataaagCGAGAGAGGAAAACATATACATACGAGGAACAAATGCTTGATCTGCTTCCTATGAATCTTCTCGCTACTCTGGTCAGAAATATCCAGCAAGATATCTAACATGTCATGGCTAGTGACATAACCCTTCTCTTGCCTCCTCCTCATGCGTTCATCAATCATAGGGTCCAACACATCGAACAACTTGTCAATGTAGTTGGTGGTGTGCCTCCGAATCCCTTGTGGATCAAACACCCTCAACACGGGAAAATAATCCACCAAGTTCGGGGTCCCAGTTGCTTTCAAGAGAGTCCCCACTATGTGCTTGTACTCGCCATCACCTACAGAGGGAACAAAATCCAGAGAGAGAAACGTGTAAGACAGAAAGTTAATGCATGCCATGAACGCTGCTCTTCCAATATCCACCACTTCGCCGTTGAGGCTTCTTTGGCGGATATCGGTGAGAAGCTCCTTCATTTTCATGCGCCTAAGCTCCGTGCTTGCGTCAAGGGTCTTTGCGGAAAACAAGTTTCCGTGGCAGATTTTCCTCAGTTCTTGCCAGAGGGGTGAGACAGGGAGGAAGACCAGGCTGTAACGGTTGTGGTTGTACGAGGTTGTGATGTCGGGGTTTGTTCTGTCCGAGAATAAGGATTCATGGGTTTGGAGAATCTCTTTGGTGGCTTCTATTGAGGAGATTACTATGGTGGTTGATTGGCCTATGGTGAAGCGCATTATGGGGCCGTAGGTTTTGGCAAGCTTGGCCATTGTCTGCTGCGGCTTTTTGTAGAGTTG
It includes:
- the LOC100800810 gene encoding geraniol 8-hydroxylase yields the protein MDTILSTTLFLMLTCSIMHVLRSLHARIRRKSNYNLPPGPSLLTIIRNSVQLYKKPQQTMAKLAKTYGPIMRFTIGQSTTIVISSIEATKEILQTHESLFSDRTNPDITTSYNHNRYSLVFLPVSPLWQELRKICHGNLFSAKTLDASTELRRMKMKELLTDIRQRSLNGEVVDIGRAAFMACINFLSYTFLSLDFVPSVGDGEYKHIVGTLLKATGTPNLVDYFPVLRVFDPQGIRRHTTNYIDKLFDVLDPMIDERMRRRQEKGYVTSHDMLDILLDISDQSSEKIHRKQIKHLFLDLFVAGTDTTAYGLERTMTELMHNPEAMLKAKKEIAETIGVGNPVEESDVARLPYLQAVIKESLRMHPPAPLLLPRRAKTDVQVCGYTVPEGAQVLINEWAIGRNPGIWDKAHVFSPERFLHSDIDVKGRHFKLTPFGSGRRICPGSPLAVRMLHNMLGSLINNFDWKLQNNMDPKDMDLDQSLMAIPLATA